The following proteins are encoded in a genomic region of Zea mays cultivar B73 chromosome 9, Zm-B73-REFERENCE-NAM-5.0, whole genome shotgun sequence:
- the LOC103638741 gene encoding CCR4-NOT transcription complex subunit 1 → MAMLNVLLGFHVLFKNLTVDIKDVKPTSLLKDRLREVEGNPDFSNKDVTASQTPVVAEVPSGTIPSLTHMEQQPEINITSRAMSLPNILNQYAAPGRLPTNSTVEDDKVALIMPEQVPSLTQVLPAQTQSTSPSPFSVNQLMAAIPREEIRFKINPKLGSLGPQLQYSKIMDLALDKANREIILPVIQRSVTIASRTTKELILKDYALESDNNTIT, encoded by the exons ATGGCCATGCTAAATGTTCTTTTGGGATTTCATGTGTTATTTAAGAACCTTACTGTTGATATAAAGGATGTGAAACCAACTTCCCTGCTCAAAGATCGTCTGCGTGAAGTTGAGGGAAATCCAGATTTTTCAAATAAAGATGTTACTGCATCTCAAACCCCTGTGGTTGCAGAAGTCCCTTCAGGGACCATCCCTTCACTAACTCATATGGAACAACAACCTGAGATCAATATCACATCCCGAGCTATGAGCCTTCCAAATATACTTAATCAG TATGCTGCTCCTGGCCGTCTACCTACAAACAGCACGGTAGAAGATGACAAAGTTGCTCTGATTATGCCTGAGCAAGTGCCCTCGTTGACCCAGGTTTTGCCAGCACAAACACAATCAACATCACCATCTCCATTTTCTGTTAACCAG CTTATGGCGGCTATTCCACGTGAAGAGATACGTTTCAAAATAAATCCAAAGCTCGGCTCCCTTGGTCCACAACTGCAATATAGCAA AATTATGGATTTGGCTTTGGATAAGGCTAACAGGGAGATAATACTCCCTGTTATTCAAAGAAGTGTGACCATAGCAAGCCGAACTACAAAAGAACTTATTCTGAAG GATTATGCACTGGAGTCTGATAACAATACGATAACTTGA